The Nocardioides sp. S-1144 genome includes a region encoding these proteins:
- a CDS encoding DEAD/DEAH box helicase gives MESPTTTVTRERAEAHLRALVGRDDVSLRDDQWTAIEALAVARRRALVVQRTGWGKSAVYFVATLLLRAEGAGPTVIVSPLLALMRNQIAAAERAGIRAVTINSTNLEQWDQTHRAIAAGEVDVLLVSPERLNNPGFRDEVLPALAATCGLLVVDEAHCISDWGHDFRPDYRRIRTLLGDLPEGIPVLATTATANARVTADVAEQLGTDALVLRGTLDRESLRLGVVRLRTAQQRLAWLADHLAEQPGSGIVYCLTVAATQEVADYLRSRGHDVAAYSGQTEQTERLGLESALAEGRVKALVATSALGMGFDATLGFVVNLGAPQSPVAYYQQVGRAGRGLADGESATVVLLPALEDRDIWAYFGSLSFPPEQQVRQTLEVLAEEGRSMSTAGLETRVELSRTRLEQMLKVLDVDGAVRRVRGGWEATGRDWSYDEERYRRVREAREREQAAMLAYLDTDVCRMRYLREQLDDPDAVDCGRCDNCGGLTLDAAVSDVAVAEATERLSRPGVPIEPRRMWPTGLAAMGIELKGKIAAGAEEGRAIARLTDLGHGQALRALLAAGAGDVPVPDGLARALVDVLMDWRPQVHGIVVVESMSRPTLTADLAANLSRFLKKPVVGRYAVVDPDIEPGRGAMNSAQRVSAVGRRFALELDEPVEGRSLLLVDDLVVTGWTLTRAAVALRARGADAVLPLTLGVER, from the coding sequence ATGGAGTCCCCGACGACCACCGTGACCCGCGAGCGGGCCGAGGCGCACCTGCGCGCCCTGGTCGGCCGGGACGACGTGAGCCTGCGCGACGACCAGTGGACCGCGATCGAGGCGCTCGCCGTCGCGCGGCGCCGCGCGCTGGTCGTGCAGCGCACCGGCTGGGGCAAGTCGGCGGTCTACTTCGTGGCCACGCTGCTGCTGCGCGCCGAGGGCGCCGGGCCGACGGTCATCGTCTCGCCGCTGCTGGCGCTGATGCGCAACCAGATCGCCGCCGCCGAGCGCGCCGGCATCCGCGCGGTCACGATCAACTCCACCAACCTCGAGCAGTGGGACCAGACGCACCGCGCGATCGCGGCCGGTGAGGTCGACGTCCTGCTGGTGAGCCCGGAGCGGCTCAACAACCCGGGTTTCCGCGACGAGGTGCTGCCCGCGCTGGCGGCGACGTGCGGCCTCCTCGTCGTCGACGAGGCGCACTGCATCAGCGACTGGGGCCACGACTTCCGCCCCGACTACCGCCGCATCCGCACCCTGCTCGGCGACCTGCCCGAGGGCATCCCGGTGCTGGCGACCACCGCCACCGCGAACGCCCGGGTCACCGCCGACGTCGCCGAGCAGCTCGGCACCGACGCGCTGGTCCTGCGCGGCACCCTCGACCGCGAGTCCCTGCGGCTCGGCGTCGTGCGGCTCAGGACGGCCCAGCAGCGGCTGGCCTGGCTGGCCGACCACCTCGCCGAGCAACCCGGCTCCGGCATCGTCTACTGCCTCACGGTCGCCGCGACCCAGGAGGTCGCCGACTACCTGCGCTCCCGCGGGCACGACGTCGCGGCCTACTCCGGGCAGACCGAGCAGACCGAGCGGCTGGGCCTCGAGTCGGCGCTGGCCGAGGGCCGGGTGAAGGCCCTGGTGGCCACCAGCGCGCTCGGCATGGGCTTCGACGCCACCCTCGGCTTCGTCGTCAACCTCGGGGCGCCGCAGTCCCCGGTCGCCTACTACCAGCAGGTCGGCCGCGCCGGCCGTGGTCTCGCCGACGGCGAGAGCGCCACCGTCGTGCTGCTGCCCGCGCTGGAGGACCGCGACATCTGGGCCTACTTCGGCTCGCTCTCCTTCCCGCCCGAGCAGCAGGTGCGCCAGACGCTCGAGGTGCTCGCCGAGGAGGGCCGGTCGATGTCGACGGCCGGCCTCGAGACCCGCGTCGAGCTCAGCCGCACCCGCCTGGAGCAGATGCTCAAGGTGCTCGACGTCGACGGCGCGGTCCGCCGGGTGCGCGGCGGCTGGGAGGCCACCGGGCGCGACTGGTCCTACGACGAGGAGCGCTACCGCCGGGTCCGCGAGGCTCGCGAGCGCGAGCAGGCTGCGATGCTGGCCTACCTCGACACCGACGTCTGCCGGATGCGCTACCTGCGCGAGCAGCTCGACGACCCCGACGCCGTCGACTGCGGCCGCTGCGACAACTGCGGCGGCCTCACCCTCGACGCCGCCGTCTCCGACGTCGCCGTCGCCGAGGCCACCGAGCGCCTCAGCCGCCCCGGCGTCCCGATCGAGCCCCGGCGGATGTGGCCCACCGGCCTCGCCGCGATGGGCATCGAGCTCAAGGGCAAGATCGCGGCCGGGGCCGAGGAGGGCCGCGCGATCGCCCGGCTCACCGACCTCGGCCACGGCCAGGCCCTGCGCGCGCTCCTCGCCGCCGGCGCGGGCGACGTCCCGGTCCCCGACGGGCTGGCGCGCGCCCTGGTCGACGTCCTGATGGACTGGCGCCCGCAGGTGCACGGCATCGTCGTCGTCGAGTCGATGAGCCGACCGACGCTCACCGCCGACCTCGCCGCCAACCTCTCCCGCTTCCTCAAGAAGCCCGTCGTCGGCCGCTACGCCGTCGTCGACCCCGACATCGAGCCCGGCCGCGGCGCGATGAACTCCGCCCAGCGCGTCTCCGCGGTGGGCCGCCGCTTCGCCCTCGAGCTCGACGAGCCGGTCGAGGGGCGCTCGCTGCTCCTGGTCGACGACCTCGTCGTCACCGGCTGG